Proteins encoded together in one Impatiens glandulifera chromosome 1, dImpGla2.1, whole genome shotgun sequence window:
- the LOC124921066 gene encoding ras-related protein RABA5b: MGKEVVDDAGEEYLFKIVVIGDSAVGKSNLLSRFARDEFDLHSKATVGVEFQTQVVEIEGKEVKAQVWDTAGQERFRAVTSAYYRGAVGTLIVYDISRRTTFDSIKRWLDELNTHCDTAVAKMLVGNKSDLDNIRAVSVEEGKSLAEEEGLFFIETSALDSTNVMKAFEIVIREIYNNVSRKVLNSDSYKAELSMNRVTLVNGSDTDRKKGALSCCSSG, encoded by the exons ATGGGTAAGGAAGTGGTAGACGACGCCGGGGAGGAGTACCTTTTCAAGATAGTTGTGATTGGAGATTCGGCTGTGGGGAAGTCTAATTTGCTCTCCCGATTCGCAAGAGACGAGTTCGATCTTCACTCCAAAGCTACGGTCGGAGTTGAGTTTCAGACACAGGTTGTTGAAATCGAAGGTAAGGAAGTCAAAGCCCAGGTTTGGGATACAGCAGGTCAAGAAAGATTCCGTGCCGTCACATCGGCATACTACCGCGGCGCCGTTGGTACCCTCATTGTCTACGACATTTCCCGGCGAACAACGTTCGACAGCATCAAACGCTGGCTAGATGAACTCAATA CCCATTGCGACACTGCAGTGGCAAAAATGCTGGTAGGGAACAAGTCTGATCTGGATAATATCAGGGCAGTCAGTGTTGAAGAGGGGAAAAGTCTTGCTGAAGAGGAAGGTTTGTTCTTCATAGAAACATCAGCTTTGGATTCCACTAATGTCATGAAAGCTTTTGAGATTGTCATTAGAGAAATCTACAATAACGTCAGTAGGAAAGTCCTTAACTCGGATTCATACAAGGCTGAGTTATCGATGAACCGAGTCACCCTTGTCAATGGGTCGGACACAGATAGGAAAAAAGGTGCCTTATCTTGCTGTTCTTCTGGCTAG